In a genomic window of Methanococcoides sp. LMO-2:
- a CDS encoding DUF4268 domain-containing protein: MDIGKIEKVGIKDMWKREDSDFTPWLAKNLEILGREIEMELSFVQKEKRCGSFSLDILAKDENDNNVVIENQYGKSDHDHLGKLLTYLTGLDAKTAIWICEDGDEQHIQVIEWLNNNTPDDILFYLVKLEGLQIGNSMPAPHFSLIRAPSKTQKAFARAREEDVERYQLRREFWKELIQKSSSTMFGDKTPSKNNWIRASAGKSGLSYTYSITMNSASVELTIDNGKDSEELNKQRFDELHNNKNSIENIFMKPLDWNSVEGRKAYRIKWTTTKAGLKDRDKWDNLQAEMIHAMGRLEMALSNNIQNLRA; the protein is encoded by the coding sequence ATGGATATTGGGAAAATTGAAAAGGTGGGAATTAAAGATATGTGGAAAAGGGAAGATTCTGATTTTACACCATGGCTTGCAAAAAACCTTGAGATTCTTGGCAGAGAAATTGAAATGGAACTTTCTTTTGTTCAAAAGGAGAAAAGGTGTGGTTCATTTTCACTTGATATACTTGCCAAAGATGAAAATGACAATAATGTTGTTATTGAGAATCAATATGGAAAATCAGACCATGACCACTTGGGGAAATTGCTTACATATCTTACAGGACTTGATGCAAAAACTGCAATATGGATTTGTGAAGATGGAGATGAACAGCATATACAGGTAATCGAGTGGTTAAATAATAACACCCCAGATGATATTTTATTCTATCTAGTAAAGTTAGAAGGACTTCAGATAGGAAATTCAATGCCTGCCCCACATTTTTCATTAATACGTGCACCAAGTAAAACTCAAAAAGCATTTGCAAGGGCAAGAGAGGAAGATGTTGAAAGGTATCAGTTAAGGCGTGAATTCTGGAAGGAACTTATACAAAAAAGCAGCTCTACAATGTTTGGTGACAAAACACCTAGCAAAAATAATTGGATTCGTGCAAGTGCTGGCAAATCTGGATTATCTTACACATATAGCATCACAATGAATTCCGCATCTGTTGAATTAACTATTGATAATGGAAAAGATTCAGAAGAATTGAACAAGCAAAGATTCGATGAACTTCATAATAACAAGAACTCTATCGAAAATATTTTTATGAAACCATTGGATTGGAACAGTGTTGAAGGAAGAAAAGCTTATAGAATTAAATGGACAACCACGAAAGCAGGCTTAAAAGATAGGGATAAATGGGATAATCTACAGGCTGAAATGATTCATGCTATGGGTAGATTGGAAATGGCATTAAGCAACAATATACAAAATTTGAGAGCATGA